DNA sequence from the Tachysurus vachellii isolate PV-2020 chromosome 16, HZAU_Pvac_v1, whole genome shotgun sequence genome:
AACGAAACAAAATGGCTTTAGTGTATCCACATGCCACAGACAGTTTGGTCCCATGGAGTTATAATGTTGAACAAATCTATGACGTGTCTCTGCGCTGTTCCTTATGGATTAAGTACTTGCAGCAAAACAGCATAATGTCATCAGGTTTAACACCCAACTTGTGTTTCTGCAGAAGTTCTAACCACATTGTCTGGTAACCGAACAACTGTCCTGTTCCGAGCAGCTCTGCTCTTATACTGTAGCATTCCTTACATCATTTAATCTGGGATAGTTTTGTCTCTGAAACACACCTGTATTCTCAGGTGTGTTTTTAGAGATCACAAACTAATCTTTATGCCATGAGATGATATCAGCATATTAAGAATCACGGCATATAaatgttcttccttttcttgCTTGACAATGGGATTGTTATTTTCTTAGATTTAACATGAACGCAGAACTCCACACATGCACTTGAAATAAAGTTATACACAGTTTCCTACTGCCTATATAGTTTAAGTGACAGATGTATCGTCCAATCAGCAGTAATTCTTCCTTTCGCAAAGTATTCCTACCTTTTCCggtttgtctgaaatgttgtgttttctgaattgtcattttgtttttcacttcttgGCCACCTTGTAGTCCGCCACTTGTGgactaaagacacacacacaccacacacacacacacacacacacacacacacacttctataatGTGTGAAATAATACCGTATGAGATTTCTCTTGGTCAGATAGAGTTTCCTTCATCTGATCACACTGAGACTGCATGATGCTGTAAGCCTCCCGCTATTGCTCACACTCCTAAAACACAACATTGACCACTTAATGTTTATATCGACAATAAACCTCATATTCTGTGATctatttaagtcttttttaagttgaagtttttttttgcatttttgttacAACAATGTGTGAGATCATTTCATAATGTTACTTCTaataaaaaggaatgcaatgAAAGGATTTTAACGCAAGGATTTTCGAACTTACTCTCAGTGCCGCATTACATGTTCTCTTGGTCACAGAGAGCTCTTTCTTTAAGTTCTGCACCAAGTCTTGCAGTCTGACCACAGTGAAATGCAGGGTACTGTTCTCATTCTTCAGCTTAGTATTGGTCTTCATCACCTCACTGTACTTCGTCTCAGATTCACACAGAGAGACCTGGACGTTTAACAAAGTTATTTACtactacacacattcatatagacacacacacttcacaataACAGCTGTGCTtgtgagagaagaaaaacaaaccctaaTTGATTCTTTTTCCTGCTCTAAAGTCTCCTCCTTGGATTTGGTCATAGTTTGAATGCTCTTTGCAATGGAACACTCCTAAAACACatccagagagaaaaagaggttAAAATCTTTTCTACTTAAAGTTCACATCTACAGTATCATAAATAGGAAACAGAGTATCATGAATTTTTTCCAAGTATGTAGTGTCTGGAAGTATTAAAGAGGTATTAGATCAGATTTACATCCTTCATTTCCTGATCTTTACATCTAGATGGGTTACAAAAAAATGGTGGCAGACCAGACGATTTGGAGCTGAGCAAAAGTATAAGAACAGACTGTCTTTAAGGTGATTAAACTAAATGACACTTTATATTTGACCTCATGAACGTTGCTTAAATTAACTGTATCAGCAGTATCAGGAAATGAACACAATAATTCTGTCTGATCTATTGTCAGATTTACCTTAAACCTTCAAAACAAAGATCTGATCTTGCTGTTACAATACTTTTGGAAGAGCGAGTACACAACCTGCATTGTAACATTATGTAACAGGAACATAACAAGCCCTCGGGTTATTTCTAAAGGAACTGCTTAACTGAAGGGTTTTCTGACTTACCAACAAGGCCTTAGCACACTGCCTGCGTTTTTCAGCCAGCAGTTCACCCAAACCCTCCACTTTGCCTTTCAGATTCTCCACCTGGGACATCAGATCTAACTTCTCTTTCACCAGATGAGCATTGGTCTCCTTTTCCTGCTCATATCTCTTCTCAGCTTCAGCCATTTGTTTCTATACACACAGGTTTAGACATGAGAAATCTCATCAGTAAGtaaacaagaacacacacacacacaaacacacacacacacagtaacctgAGAAGAAAAACCTACCTTTAGTAACTTCTCATTGTGTGTTAAAGTCATCTGATCATACTGTGATATCAGGATATTGTGAGCTCCGAGCTCTTGTTCATTCTCCTAAAACATAGTCATGAAGCAGAATGTCAGCTAATAACAAGTTCATGAGTATATAGAGGTAAAAAACTTGCTTAAGGGGAATGATTTCCAGTGTGCAAGAAAAACACAAGAGTCATCTGGACTGTAGTAACATATAGTAACTTATCAGGCAGCAGGTACATGAagagtcctcacacacacacacacggtcacgtatgttttaaagtgtaaatcttcgctgtcgggcggaaacctcgtatgtccaaatttggtcagtttcatattttttcacatatcgatgctattggtcagtccccacgtgggtctgttatttttacaagttattaaccaatctaaagtcttgaaaatagcttgagcgcaaatctcataactccattagacacttcaactgtccacctcttcctcactccgcgggagagcttcacggcatatttctcctcaagaagagtcgcaacgaatcaacacgtcttctgaggtaaatgtcttcaaaacactgggctcaaagaaaaaaaaatcttgacccgctagttctggtgctcgtctgaggacaggaatttagcgcaagacaatccactgcaacgcggactaaaccctgtgcactgcagataaggtacggcgtttttttaatttcctgaaaagtaacggttttggagatacgaggattccgcctgacagtgaTGATATATTTGTTCCTAAATGTCCATGTTTAAGAGTTACTGTATTTACATCTCTGACCCACAACTGACACACATGACTTACCTTTAGTAACTGACTGCACTCACTTAAAGCTTTCCTAAAGTCTGCACAACGTAACTTCTCTTTAACGTGAGCCTCCCGCTCTTGCTCACACTCCTAAAACACAGATTACATGATTCTTATCTACAATGGGTCACTTTCAGCAAACTAGACCGGAAACCAGAAatcattttagacattttgttTAACTACATGATGTAGCTGGTGGTGCAACTTATCATGCAGCGTGAATATCAAGTGTCCTCATATTATTTCTAAAGCTAAATACAAGGATGTTCTCTCTTACCCTCCTTATGTCTTCACATGTCCTGCATGTCTCAGCGAGCTTCTTCTCCATCACCTCCACTGTACCTTGCAGCGTGGTCACCAGAGACATCAGGTCAGAGTTCTTGTTCTCCAGCTCAGCATTGGTCATCACTGTCTTCTCATATTTGCTTTCAGCTTCATCCAGAGAGGCCTGGAAGATTTTCTATTGTTTAATACTTAAACCCAAGTCTCTCATGGTTCCATGCTTTACTATATTAGAGGTCCTTTGAATTGAAACATGATTCATAGTTTGAGTGACCGCTTTATGAGGAGTCATAGCTGATTGCATACAGAACTAGGCCTGTGTTTAATTCTGactctctcacatctctctaCCATTAGGTCTGGAAAGTCTCGTGTTTTGGATTTGAGCTTCAGGTATTTATGTAAAAGATTAGTATATATAATTTAAGGTTTACCTCAAATGAACTCTTCTGggtcacatttatttttccttgtaaAGGTCACAAAAGCAGTCATGGCCTCATGACAGATCTTACCTGCATTAACTCTTCATTCTGCTTTAACAACTTCTTTAACACCTCATTTTGTGACATGAGCATACGGTGAACCTCTGGCACTCTCTCACAGTCCTAAAACACAGTCATAGAGCAGAAGACGTTTACACTTTAGTGCTAAACGGACCACTTCACCTGAAAAGAAGTAACTTCAGAGTAACTactatgaatttaaaaaaagacatggaTTTAGGCCTTAAACAAAATATCCAGCATTTAAATGAGCTCTATTAACAAACCAATACCTGAGCCTCTATCTTTAACATAGCCCAGATATAGAGGTAGAAAATGGAGGATTTGCTCATTGTTAAGTAGAACTCAGACTGGCTTATTGGtttcataatacacacacagggttcccactctttttcagagatcattttccaggacttttttccaggacatttcaaatttaggaaaaaaagaggTTTTCAGATGCCTTTTCTAAAGCTTGCTTCGTACCAAATCCAGTGTCAAGCTGTTTAAGTGGTACATGGTTTGCTTTGTCTTGTGGATCTAGTATTAGCAGTTGGAGAGGTGTCTTTAACTTTTCCAGTTCTTCCCTTTTGATATAGCTTGATAGCAAGCCTCTCGTGGTTGACTGGAGCTCCTTTGCTAAAAAAGGAACCATTGGAGCGTCAGTCTGGAATTTTTCCAAAAATGGCTTCAGCTGTCTagcaacaaatgcaaaaaaatggaGCTTAGCTACAAAAAGAGGGTCTGCAGTAGCCTCCTTTACTGTGCagtatgatgctgatgatggaaCTTTACTTTTCGGAAGTTTCCTATGGCTGTTGATGTACATCTGCACTGTGGGCCAAATTTCGATTGCTCTCTCTGCAACTGCCAAGTCTTCTACCCATCGATGAGCACAGAACTTCAAAGGAAATACCACTGTCTGGgaacatttgattaaaaatgactGACACATCAGAGCTGGAGTTGAATGAGTAGTGTGACCTGACCATTTTGATTACCCAACGAATCTCGGCTTCAAGCACAGCTTGGCTGGAAAAGAACTTTGACAGTGTTGAGTTGTTTTGTAGGCCTGAGCATATTGCCTCTTTATTTGTATTGGATACTTGAAAAGCTGTGCTTTCCTGATTGCCACTTTCAACATCTACAGTGGTTGCTTGTAGGTCTTTGCTATATTGTCTGCAAATTTCCTGTCCTCTGTTTTCAGAAGTCATTAAATGAAGTcatgtcatgtgaatgaaatttcaacatttataaaataaaaagaccgcacatattaataccctctcctttctcaggccaatgccgtcatgcatgctttagtttgctgtgcattccccttacacatgatattcagattaacaaggttaatataacctgcttacccggcaccatttgctgaaaacattcgagcacttaaaccattcctagcacatGAAAccaccaacacaagacagcgttatccgtcacagcgagattaaacagcataacaaaaaacccgtcaaaactcagcacccctgaacagagcgctttctgttactaacgttgtttcgaccagttgaaaactgttctttaaatgatcaagaacatttaaaaataataattttccaggacaacaagattttttccaggacaatttatgttttctctcattttccatgtgttttccaggactggaacattggtcattaattttccaggatttccaggttttccaggacgcgtgggaaccctgcacACATCTTACCTTCAGTAAAATGTCCTTCATCTCACTGCAGACTGCAGGATCCTCAGCTGCTGTTTTGCTCCATCACATTCCTAAAACACAGCCATGGACAAAAAGAACAGATAAATGTTCACATCTACAATGTGTTAACTCTATTCACAATAAACACTAGCATCTTAAACTAaacgtttgtttattttattaaactacatATAACCTGTGGAGTAACTCATCATGACCTGATGATCTATTATTTCTAAACGAACTTACTCTTGTTAACTCTTTACACGTTATCCGGGACACAGTGAGCTCTCTGTCCAACTCCTGCACTGAGTCTTGTAGAGTTTCTACATCAGACCTCAGACTGGAGTTCTCGTCTTCCACTTGGCTTATGTACGCCATCGCTTcctcatatttctccttaacTCTGGACATATTTTTTATGACTGTAGTCTTCAGTCTAGTCCTGGAAAAATACACACTTCAGTTATAATTGTCTAAAGTTATGAAAAGATGTAAGAACAAACATACATACTTCACTTAAACCCAGCTAACACATGAGCTAATGAAGCTAATTAGCTAACAGCTAGCTCCCCTGAGGGCGACTTAataactagctaactaacaaAAGCATTGTAttgattttaatatatatatatatatatatatatatatatatatatatatatatatatatatatatagagagagagagagagagagagagagaggaagagagagagagagagagagagagagatagatagatagatagatagatagatagatagagagagagagagagagagagagagagagagagagagagagagagagagaagatgacagagacagagagacaaacacccagagacagacacagacagagacagagacacacacacacacacacacacacagacacacacacacacagagagagagagagagagagagagagagagagagagagagagagagagagagagaggtgtaccTCCGGTAACAGGTGAGTCTGCGCGCTCCGCCTTTCTCTCTCCATCGCCGtctaaattaatataataataaactcctGCGGCCGTGACTGCAGCTGCAGCTCCAGCCGCAAACAGCAGAGGGCGCAGTACAAGATCTGCAGTCTGAGAGCGAATGAAAGTCATTAAATGTCTCATTGTATCGCTGAACTCGCGTTAAACAGCCCGTCGGTTAgaaagtttaaataaacactaGAACGTCTTTACGTCATCACTTTATTACAGCGGTTTGTTCTGTTACGTCACAAGCACAGAACTCTAGAAGCTTCATCCAGCAGACTGTAGAGCTACAAAGAGCTGAAATATCCAGCAGACATTTATTATGTTCCTCTCCTACTGACCACTGCTTATAAATATAACTACACTAACACATTAATATGGATCTAAACAAATCACTTCTAGTGTCATCATATATAAAACcatcagtgctgtaatatactgtagagcTGACTTGTTTCCTCATATATGCATTAATTACCACTAAACACAATATTTCAGTCTGGTCCAGATAACAAGAAACCTGAAAGCAAACACTGAATTCATGTAAAATGAttcataataatgaattaaaaatagtgGTGCAATTAATAACTGCAATTTTATTTCCctaacaaaagaaaacagattctaataaaacttaaaataactGATTACAGAGAGGTGAAATAATGTTCTTTAGATTTATGTGGAAACAAAACCTATGACAAACGCTAACAATGTTTTTACACATAGggtatttaaatgatttatctagaatatatttcagtgtttaaCAATCAGACACTGTGTAAAACACTGTACTGTTAAAATGGTTTAGGAGAACACACTACCTGGGGATAATCACAGATTTATGAGATCTCTCTGGGAAGCTTTATTTATGAGATTTATGAGATCTCTctgaaaagacattttaaggCCATATGGatatcattaaaatatatacttacACTTCCAGTCCAAAGGTCTTACACTAACAGACAAATATCTCAATCACTCTAATCACTCATCACACTTCATAATAACAAGCTCAGACTAATCTACATGTATATTAACTTGTTCATAGAATCTTACAGTATTACAGGAACTGCTTTAAATGAGTAAACCAGCCTTAAAGCACTCGTTTTAACTGTCATTACAATGATTTATGGATTTACTTGAACACTGTTCAAAAAGCATCCattctttattattacaataaatgGACATTTGTAAAAATTTTGAAAATACAAAGAGTGAAAATACAAAGTGAAAAAGCCAAATtatatttacagacattttacaTAAAGGATTTGTAGATAAAACACTTATTTTACAGCTACTGGATTTCCTGATTTACaatctaaacacaaacactgaacgTTAATAACCTGCAAAAATACAATGTAAATCTACTGTTTATATACTGAACCATATACTGTGAAATATCCTCAACTGaagcaatacaaaataaactaataCATCTTAATGTAATTAAGCTCACAACACTACTGATtcataaacacttttatttatgtaaatttacAAGATCAACCATTTATTCACAAAGAGTTCTTCAGAGCGGCTCAGAAAGAAGTGAAAAACTAAAAATGGCATTTCACCTAATCTGTTAAGGCTTCTGTCATGATTTCACATTGAAACACATGCAGAAAGCAACAAATTGTGCTGCTGAGCTGAGGAGCATGTGGTTGTTCTTTtttagcttttctttttctttttttattgttttctatcCATACAGATCTGATAATAATTGATGGTAAACATTACGCTGTCTTTTAGATTCCTAAATATAGAGtggattaataaatacaaataagaaCAAAAGCTCAACGAATCTGTACCAgaagagacagataaagaggaGTTCTTCTCGAATCTCGAATCTCCTTCTTCTCGAATCCTTTGTGcatggggacacacacacacacacacacacacactagtgcaGGAGGATCAGTCTCTGAATAAATAGCTTTTGTCTGATCTGCTGTTTCTGCAGCAGCTTCTGGACGTCTCACATCATGGTAGAGCTGAGGGAAGATCAGACATACgagaattcatttaaaacacaaatcagtCTCAATAATCTAACCAGCATTCAGGATTCTGATTTGATCACTGATTAACACGACCGTCAGTGACTTTAAACCTTTAATATCTGTGATATCTCCTCAGATAAGGTCACACTTTATCATCATAtcacttaattatttattcattatttaatgaaGCTAGATGGGCTACATTCAATAAATCCAATCTTGGCTTAAACAGCACTCAGtgatataaaaatgttgtttaatactgacataataaaaaatgtgcaaacacaacatgcacagatttgacatcacacaacacaagaTGTGTAAGATCTCTCATGGACTTGTAGTATTGAAAACCGAAAATTTAACAGCTCAGCTATAGAGTGCTTTTTACCTTTGACCATTTCCATTTGCTCTTGATCATGTGTCATTTCAGAAAGTtcttaaagttttatttattgttgacaCCGTTGTTTAATCTCTGCCTTTACCAAAAGTCCCACCAGTGCTGAAGGattgaaatgaatttttaaaatcaaTCCCAAAATGCTTGACGTCCTCTATAAATTGTTTTGTCACATAATGGATTAATATTAAAACACCAGAAGGTCCTTTTAGGTTTTACAGAGCTTAAGGTTCTCCCACACTGTACCATACCATGATCTGAGATGCCTACTAGAGTAACTGTGCAGTATCGAAGAGTGTTGATGATTTAaaccataggtcactaacaggcagaccgcggtccgggtccggacccagaagctgtccaatccagacccggacctacagccaaaacaaaagcttATAATTTAAAACTTCAcaaagcgcttctattttaagcGGTGCAGCTTTATCAGTCTTTACGGTAATGGAAACGCACggaccaatcaagtctgtgcattcctgaaatAAACAACTgttgcgactcaacagtgcaagacagataaGAGaaaattagagtaaagttacacatgaaagaaagatagcgatacatgtagaaaacaaagggagagaaacagacgagtgagacggagaaagggagagaaacagacgagtgagacggagaaagggagagaaacagacgagtgagacggagaaagggagagaaacaggcgagtgagacggagaaagggagagagaaacaggcgagtgagacggagaaagggagagaaacagacgagtgagacggagaaagggagagagaaacaggcgagtgagacggagaaagggagagagaaacaggcgagtgagacggagaaagggagagagaaacaggcgagtgagacggagaaagggagagagaaacaggcgagtgagacggagaaagggagagagaaacaggcgagtgagacggagaaagggagagagaaacaggcgagtgagacggagaaagggagagagaaacaggcgagtgagatggagaaagggagagaaacaggcgagtgagacggagaaagggagagaaacagacgagtgagacggagaaagggagagaaacagacgagtgagacggagaaagggagagaaacagacgagtgagaagaagaaagggagagaaacagacgcaggactctcaagttttgaagacaggcaggCGTGATACCTCCACCTCTGCTGcaaggcagctttctctacaatgaacataatccaaactaaatatagttccagggtcactaatgagcacctccacatgtgtatgagagcggccctgactccattcaagcccaggtttaaccctaacccaagccaagctagagctcagttctgtcactgagatataaaagggaaagttaagcactttatttacacagttttcacattttatttattttctcttattttgaaatgtagtttAGTtagtttaaacttttatttatttaatgagagaacgttatacatatatacaatcatacatatgctCAGTTCTAGGTTACgtgtagggttgggtatcaaaaggaattttccggttccgattccggttcaagttctgccttacgattcccggttctgattccgattccataataaaagaaatgtgaaaaataatgcacaatacttaaacaattccatttgtgtttattaatcactctttaaatattttaaacagagcatttcatttcatatcaatttaaatttaaataaatccaacatcaaatttaacatccagaattacaacttagcaaaacagttagcaatttttcggaagaaaaattaacatgtctgctttctctgggagaagatgagacctttcctggcttattgtatctccagctgtggagaaaaccctctcagagggact
Encoded proteins:
- the LOC132858891 gene encoding early endosome antigen 1-like, whose translation is MKDILLKDCERVPEVHRMLMSQNEVLKKLLKQNEELMQASLDEAESKYEKTVMTNAELENKNSDLMSLVTTLQGTVEVMEKKLAETCRTCEDIRRECEQEREAHVKEKLRCADFRKALSECSQLLKENEQELGAHNILISQYDQMTLTHNEKLLKKQMAEAEKRYEQEKETNAHLVKEKLDLMSQVENLKGKVEGLGELLAEKRRQCAKALLECSIAKSIQTMTKSKEETLEQEKESIRVSLCESETKYSEVMKTNTKLKNENSTLHFTVVRLQDLVQNLKKELSVTKRTCNAALRECEQ